Sequence from the Nocardia brasiliensis genome:
CTGGACCCGATAATAGGGTCGTGTCTGTGATCCGTCCGGCGACCGAGGATGACCTGCCTGCCCTTCAGCAAATCGAGATCGCGGCGGGAAGACCGTTCGCAGAGATCGGGATGACCGCTGTCGCGGAGGACGACCCGCCCGCACTGGAGATACTGCGTGAGGCCCAGCAGGCCGGGCGCGTCTGGGTGTGGACCGACGATGCCGACCCGCCGATCGGCTACCTGATGGCCGAGCTGGTCGATGGGGACGTGCACATCGACCAGGTCTCCGTGCACCCCGACCATCGCGGCAGGCGGATCGGCAAACAGCTGATCGATCACGCCGTTCGCTGGGCCAAGGCGCGCGGAACGCGGGCGATGACCTTGACCACCTTCACCGAGGTGGCCTGGAACGGTCCGTACTACGAGCGGATCGGGTTCCGCTACCTCGCCGACGAGGAGCAGACGCCGGGCCTGCACGCGATTCGCAACGCCGAGGCCGAGCACGGCCTGGACGACTGGCCGAGGGCCTGCATGCGCGCGGACCTCGACGCCTGGTCGTTCGACGAGACCACCTCGGGGAGTTGAGCCGCTCGTCAGCGGAATGTGAGTTGGCCGTCGGCCGGGTCGCGCGGGTGGACGCGTCGGCCCGATCTGACCGACTATTGGCTCATGTCGCTCAGCATGCAAGAGGCCGATCTGTTCGAGGGCTTCCGTGGCCGCCTGGAGGCGATCGCCTATCGGCTCCTCGGGTCGGCCGGCGATGCCGAGGACGCGGTGCAGGAGGCGTATCTGCGCTGGCACGCGGCTGACCGCGCACTGATCGAGACGCCGGTGGCCTGGTTGACGAAGGTGCTCACCAACATCTGCCTCAACCAGCTGACCTCGGCCAGGGCGCAGCGGGAAACCTATGTGGGGGAGTGGCTTCCGGAGCCGGTCTTGGTCGGTGACCCGATTCTGGGCCCGGCCGACACCGCCGAGCAGCGCGAGTCGGTCTCGATGGCGATGCTCACGCTGATGGAGCGGCTCTCGCCCAACGAGCGCGTGGTGTACGTGCTGCGCGAGGCCTTCGGGTACTCCCATCGCGAGATCGGCGAGCTGCTCGACCGCACCGAGGCGAACTGCC
This genomic interval carries:
- a CDS encoding GNAT family N-acetyltransferase, which produces MTAVAEDDPPALEILREAQQAGRVWVWTDDADPPIGYLMAELVDGDVHIDQVSVHPDHRGRRIGKQLIDHAVRWAKARGTRAMTLTTFTEVAWNGPYYERIGFRYLADEEQTPGLHAIRNAEAEHGLDDWPRACMRADLDAWSFDETTSGS